A region of Streptomyces sp. NBC_01750 DNA encodes the following proteins:
- the gabT gene encoding 4-aminobutyrate--2-oxoglutarate transaminase, with amino-acid sequence MTAIPQERRVVTAIPGPKSIELQARRAAAVAGGVGSVLPVFTARAGGGVIEDVDGNRLIDFGSGIAVTSVGASAEAVVRRASAQLADFTHTCFMVTPYEGYVAVAEALAELTPGDHAKKSALFNSGAEAVENAVKIARAYTKRQAVVVFDHGYHGRTNLTMALTSKNMPYKQGFGPFAPEVYRVPVAYGYRWPTGAENAGAEASAQAIDMINKQIGAENVAAIIIEPVLGEGGFIEPAKGFLPAISQFAKDNGIVFVADEIQSGFCRTGQWFACEDEGIVPDLITTAKGIAGGLPLAAVTGRAEIMDAPHAGGLGGTYGGNPVACAGALGAIETMKELDLNGKAKRIEEVMKVRLTAMAEKYDIIGDIRGRGAMIAIELVKDRASKEPNPAVTAALAKACHAEGLLVLTCGTYGNVLRFLPPLVIGEDLLNEGLDIIEQAFAGV; translated from the coding sequence ATGACCGCAATCCCGCAGGAGCGCCGCGTCGTCACCGCCATCCCCGGCCCGAAGTCGATCGAGCTGCAGGCCCGCCGCGCCGCCGCGGTCGCCGGTGGTGTGGGGTCCGTGCTGCCCGTCTTCACCGCCCGCGCCGGCGGCGGTGTCATCGAGGACGTGGACGGGAACCGCCTCATCGACTTCGGTTCCGGCATCGCCGTGACCTCCGTCGGCGCCTCCGCCGAAGCCGTCGTACGCCGCGCCTCCGCGCAGCTCGCCGACTTCACCCACACCTGTTTCATGGTCACGCCCTACGAGGGTTACGTCGCGGTCGCCGAGGCTCTGGCCGAGCTGACGCCGGGTGACCACGCGAAGAAGTCGGCGCTGTTCAACTCGGGCGCCGAGGCCGTCGAGAACGCCGTCAAGATCGCGCGTGCCTACACCAAGCGCCAGGCGGTCGTGGTGTTCGACCACGGCTACCACGGCCGCACCAACCTCACGATGGCGCTGACCTCCAAGAACATGCCGTACAAGCAGGGCTTCGGTCCCTTCGCGCCCGAGGTGTACCGCGTCCCCGTCGCGTACGGCTACCGCTGGCCCACCGGTGCGGAGAACGCCGGTGCCGAGGCGTCCGCGCAGGCCATCGACATGATCAACAAGCAGATCGGCGCGGAGAACGTCGCCGCGATCATCATCGAGCCGGTCCTCGGTGAGGGTGGCTTCATCGAGCCGGCCAAGGGCTTCCTGCCCGCCATCTCGCAGTTCGCCAAGGACAACGGGATCGTGTTCGTGGCGGACGAGATCCAGTCCGGCTTCTGCCGGACCGGCCAGTGGTTCGCCTGTGAGGACGAGGGCATCGTCCCGGACCTGATCACCACCGCCAAGGGCATCGCGGGCGGTCTGCCGCTCGCCGCCGTGACGGGCCGCGCCGAGATCATGGACGCCCCGCACGCGGGCGGCCTCGGCGGGACGTACGGCGGTAACCCGGTGGCCTGCGCCGGTGCGCTCGGTGCCATCGAGACGATGAAGGAGCTCGACCTCAACGGCAAGGCCAAGCGCATCGAGGAGGTCATGAAGGTCCGCCTCACCGCGATGGCCGAGAAGTACGACATCATCGGCGACATCCGCGGCCGCGGCGCGATGATCGCGATCGAGCTGGTCAAGGACCGCGCCTCCAAGGAGCCGAACCCGGCCGTGACCGCGGCGCTCGCCAAGGCCTGCCACGCCGAGGGTCTGCTGGTGCTCACCTGCGGTACGTACGGCAATGTGCTGCGCTTCCTGCCGCCGCTGGTGATCGGCGAGGACCTGCTCAACGAGGGTCTGGACATCATCGAGCAGGCCTTCGCGGGCGTCTGA
- a CDS encoding ATP-binding protein gives MDSDGTFDARGARSGPVPRPAGPPPSVPPAAAPGIPALPGHAPTTRPAVVDWLRTTRPAADPGIWRLGHRARPDEEPELVPARRLFAGAVIALLSGWLLWSLLWNGYLGRYWIWPLLVMTPDSWRSDPPTWATASYVYYAIVGGGLLVFFARIGHVPEIWNRYVRRADKPVTPPPPRPEADPADWPDLRSAGLADAAKSLAEATRAGALGDVDYARIRRAWQGVHARPERLAAFTDAVREHGAAACAHPSGVRDLPLRTATHDLATAQVKIGTAVDDDRNPYARRTTGVALEPALLGTSLLAVGPSGSGKSVRLVRPVVESMCLLALANRAAVVAVTAHGTGVAPDDSFDLVIAVGRPDSTHDLDLYGGADEPDEAARMLAEALVGDLAATLPGGDSRRAATALAQLIGPYQCVHGHFPAVPELRELLGGAPAAVGALRTALEAATDPGAAAQLRELDARERQSARADDIGVLLAERIAFLDRPAFAHFFRTDGGGRQFSLRAIEHPLRVRVDLPERGHAEASRIVARLVLAQFTEAALSRSDRSLFACLVLDDATYTVTADSVRSLQRLRSANAGVVLTLRTLEDVPETLRGPLLGAVGCRMAFAGLAPWDGGRFAETWGTEWVQTRDVTNRQIISDEPFTKALHMMRRLVTGKAATAEAITVREVERARWSASDLAHAVPAGHAVLSLTTVRGEHAPPLLVDLRT, from the coding sequence ATGGATTCCGATGGCACTTTCGACGCACGTGGCGCACGGTCCGGTCCGGTGCCACGTCCCGCCGGGCCGCCACCGTCCGTGCCGCCCGCCGCGGCGCCCGGGATCCCCGCGCTGCCCGGTCACGCTCCCACCACCCGCCCCGCCGTCGTCGACTGGCTGCGCACCACCCGCCCGGCCGCCGACCCCGGCATCTGGCGCCTCGGCCACCGCGCTCGCCCCGACGAGGAGCCCGAGCTCGTGCCCGCCCGCCGTCTCTTCGCCGGCGCCGTCATCGCGCTGCTCAGCGGCTGGCTGCTGTGGTCGCTCCTGTGGAACGGCTACCTCGGCCGCTACTGGATCTGGCCCCTCCTCGTCATGACCCCGGACTCCTGGCGCTCCGACCCGCCCACCTGGGCCACCGCCAGCTACGTCTACTACGCGATCGTCGGCGGCGGCCTGCTGGTTTTCTTCGCCAGGATCGGCCATGTACCGGAGATCTGGAACCGGTACGTGCGCCGCGCCGACAAGCCCGTCACCCCCCCGCCACCCAGGCCCGAGGCCGACCCGGCCGACTGGCCCGACCTGCGCTCCGCGGGCCTCGCCGATGCGGCCAAGAGCCTCGCCGAAGCCACCCGCGCCGGTGCGCTGGGCGATGTCGACTACGCCAGAATCCGGCGCGCCTGGCAGGGCGTGCACGCCAGGCCCGAACGGCTCGCCGCTTTCACCGACGCGGTGCGCGAACACGGCGCGGCCGCCTGCGCCCACCCCTCAGGCGTACGCGACCTGCCGCTCCGCACCGCCACCCACGATCTGGCCACCGCGCAGGTCAAGATCGGCACCGCCGTCGACGACGACCGCAACCCGTACGCGCGCCGCACCACCGGCGTCGCTCTGGAGCCCGCTCTGCTCGGCACCTCACTGCTCGCCGTCGGGCCGTCCGGATCCGGCAAGAGCGTGCGCCTGGTGCGACCCGTCGTCGAGTCGATGTGCCTTCTCGCGCTGGCCAACCGCGCCGCCGTCGTCGCGGTCACGGCCCACGGCACCGGTGTCGCCCCGGACGATTCCTTCGACCTCGTCATCGCCGTCGGCCGCCCCGACTCCACTCACGACCTCGACCTCTACGGCGGCGCCGACGAGCCGGACGAGGCGGCAAGGATGCTCGCCGAGGCGCTCGTCGGCGATCTCGCCGCCACCCTCCCCGGTGGCGACAGCAGGCGCGCCGCCACCGCGCTGGCCCAGCTCATCGGCCCGTACCAGTGCGTCCACGGCCACTTCCCCGCCGTACCTGAGCTGCGCGAACTGCTCGGCGGCGCACCCGCCGCCGTCGGCGCGCTGCGCACCGCCCTGGAGGCCGCGACCGACCCCGGTGCCGCCGCCCAGCTGCGTGAACTGGACGCCCGCGAGCGGCAGTCGGCCCGCGCCGACGACATCGGCGTACTGCTGGCCGAGCGGATCGCCTTCCTGGACCGGCCCGCCTTCGCGCACTTCTTCCGTACGGACGGCGGCGGCCGGCAGTTCTCGCTGCGCGCCATCGAGCACCCGCTGCGGGTCCGTGTCGACCTGCCCGAGCGCGGCCACGCCGAGGCCTCACGGATCGTCGCGCGCCTGGTCCTCGCCCAGTTCACCGAGGCCGCGCTCAGCCGCTCGGACCGGTCGCTGTTCGCCTGTCTGGTGCTGGACGACGCGACGTACACCGTGACCGCCGACTCGGTGCGCTCGCTCCAGCGGCTGCGCTCCGCCAACGCCGGGGTGGTGCTGACGCTGCGCACCCTGGAGGACGTGCCGGAGACGCTCCGCGGCCCGCTGCTCGGCGCGGTGGGCTGCCGGATGGCGTTCGCCGGCCTCGCTCCCTGGGACGGCGGCCGGTTCGCCGAGACCTGGGGCACGGAATGGGTGCAGACCCGGGACGTCACCAACCGGCAGATCATCTCCGACGAGCCCTTCACCAAGGCGCTGCACATGATGCGCCGCCTGGTCACCGGCAAGGCGGCGACCGCCGAGGCGATCACGGTGCGGGAGGTCGAGCGCGCCCGCTGGTCGGCGTCCGATCTCGCGCACGCCGTGCCCGCCGGGCACGCGGTGCTCTCCCTGACGACCGTACGGGGCGAACACGCGCCGCCCCTGCTGGTGGATCTGCGGACCTGA
- a CDS encoding PucR family transcriptional regulator: MPPTLASLVQHSALKLTVRAGEDRLETPVRWAHVSELADPVPYMEGGELLLVTAMTLDAEDREAMRRYVRRLVGAGVVGLGFAVGVYYDDIPEALVEAAKEEGFPLLAVPRRTPFLAISKAVSAAIAADQYRAVTAGFEVQRELTRAALAEGPDAVVARLAAHIDGWAALYDASGAVVAAAPEWSARRAARLTGDVKRLRERSAPASAVVGDTEDRVELQSLGTGRRVRGALAVGTGAPLGTAERYAVHSAVALLTLSTERSRALQAAEQRLGAAVLRMLLSGQQDHARAVAGDLYGGLLDAPFRLLIAEPAGEPDPAAEHPLQAFAESLESAAARAGEALLVVPDVDHRLVVLAADGGAVVAACTSAYAEKEAEDAEVVVGLSAPTGPIAAAGAYKQAEQALSVARRRGRALVEQEELAAGSILPLLADDAVRAFADGMLRALYEHDATGRGDLVASLRAWLSRHGQWDAAAADLGVHRHTLRYRMRRVEEILGRSLDDPDVRMELWLALKTTTAASSE; this comes from the coding sequence ATGCCGCCCACGCTCGCCTCGCTCGTCCAGCACTCGGCGCTCAAACTCACCGTGCGTGCCGGGGAGGACCGGCTCGAGACGCCCGTGCGCTGGGCGCACGTCAGTGAGCTCGCCGACCCCGTGCCGTACATGGAGGGCGGCGAGCTGCTGCTCGTCACGGCGATGACGCTGGACGCCGAGGACCGTGAGGCGATGCGCCGCTATGTGCGCAGGCTGGTGGGCGCGGGCGTCGTCGGACTCGGTTTCGCGGTCGGCGTGTACTACGACGACATCCCGGAGGCGCTCGTCGAGGCGGCGAAGGAGGAGGGGTTCCCGCTCCTCGCCGTACCCCGCCGCACCCCTTTCCTCGCGATCAGCAAGGCGGTCTCCGCGGCGATCGCGGCCGACCAGTACCGGGCGGTGACGGCCGGTTTCGAGGTGCAGCGGGAGCTGACGCGCGCCGCACTCGCCGAGGGCCCCGACGCGGTCGTCGCCCGTCTCGCCGCGCACATCGACGGCTGGGCGGCGCTGTACGACGCCTCCGGCGCGGTGGTCGCCGCCGCGCCCGAATGGTCCGCGCGCCGGGCCGCCAGGCTCACCGGCGACGTGAAGCGGCTGCGCGAGCGGTCCGCGCCCGCGAGCGCCGTCGTCGGCGACACGGAGGATCGCGTGGAGCTGCAGTCGCTCGGCACCGGACGACGGGTGCGCGGCGCGCTGGCCGTCGGTACGGGCGCTCCGCTGGGCACGGCCGAGCGGTATGCCGTGCATTCCGCCGTCGCCCTGCTGACCCTCTCCACGGAGCGCTCACGCGCGCTCCAGGCGGCGGAACAGCGGCTCGGCGCGGCCGTGCTGCGGATGCTGCTCTCCGGCCAGCAGGATCACGCCCGTGCGGTCGCCGGCGATCTGTACGGCGGCCTGCTCGACGCGCCGTTCCGGCTGCTGATCGCCGAACCTGCCGGAGAGCCCGACCCCGCGGCCGAGCATCCGCTCCAGGCGTTCGCCGAGTCGTTGGAGTCGGCGGCGGCGCGGGCCGGCGAGGCGCTGCTCGTCGTACCGGACGTCGACCACCGGCTGGTGGTGCTGGCCGCGGACGGCGGCGCGGTCGTCGCAGCCTGCACCTCCGCATACGCCGAGAAGGAGGCCGAGGACGCCGAGGTCGTCGTCGGGCTCTCGGCGCCGACCGGCCCCATAGCGGCGGCGGGCGCCTACAAACAGGCCGAGCAGGCGCTCTCGGTCGCCCGGCGGCGCGGCCGCGCCCTGGTCGAGCAGGAGGAGCTGGCGGCAGGCTCGATCCTCCCGCTGCTGGCCGACGATGCCGTACGCGCCTTCGCGGACGGGATGCTGCGCGCGCTCTACGAACACGATGCGACCGGCCGCGGAGACCTCGTCGCCTCGCTGCGCGCCTGGCTCTCGCGGCACGGCCAGTGGGACGCCGCCGCCGCGGACCTCGGCGTACACCGCCATACGCTCCGTTACCGGATGCGCAGGGTCGAGGAGATCCTGGGCCGCTCGCTCGACGATCCGGACGTCCGGATGGAGCTGTGGCTGGCGCTGAAGACGACAACGGCCGCCTCGTCGGAGTAG
- a CDS encoding EamA family transporter, with the protein MNSSTPEAGASVVPTAPASPPERRISGAVWGALAIVYVVWGSTYLGIRIVVETMPPFLSAGARFIVAGLILAGLVAWRQGTSALKVTRVQLASAAMVGLLLLLGGNGLVVLAETSVPSGLAALLIAVVPAWVVVLRRAFGERPGLGAYLGVLLGLAGLAVLTLPGLSGDVRLWGVLTVIVATVMWSVGSFSSSKIPMPKNPFAASAYEMVAGGIGCLLVGLGRGEQHGFALGEVSARSWTALGYLVVFGSLVAFTAYAWLLHSAPLSLVATYAYVNPVVAVLLGALILNEQLSWPIAVGGVVVVAGVCLIVSTERRR; encoded by the coding sequence ATCAACTCCAGCACTCCCGAGGCCGGCGCCTCCGTCGTCCCCACCGCCCCGGCGTCCCCGCCCGAACGCCGGATATCCGGAGCGGTCTGGGGCGCGCTCGCCATCGTGTACGTCGTCTGGGGCTCCACCTATCTCGGCATCCGCATCGTCGTGGAGACCATGCCGCCCTTTCTCTCCGCCGGGGCCCGCTTCATCGTGGCGGGCCTGATCCTCGCCGGGCTCGTGGCCTGGCGACAGGGGACCTCGGCGCTCAAGGTCACCCGCGTCCAGCTCGCCTCGGCCGCCATGGTCGGTCTGCTGCTCCTGCTCGGCGGCAACGGCCTCGTCGTGCTGGCCGAGACCTCGGTGCCCTCGGGTCTCGCGGCTCTGCTGATCGCCGTCGTGCCCGCCTGGGTGGTCGTGCTGCGCAGGGCCTTCGGTGAGCGGCCCGGCCTCGGCGCGTACCTGGGCGTCCTGCTCGGCCTCGCGGGCCTCGCCGTGCTGACGCTGCCCGGCCTCAGCGGCGACGTACGCCTGTGGGGCGTCCTCACCGTGATCGTGGCGACCGTCATGTGGTCCGTGGGCTCCTTCTCCTCCTCGAAGATCCCGATGCCGAAGAACCCCTTCGCGGCCAGCGCGTACGAGATGGTCGCGGGCGGCATCGGCTGTCTGCTGGTGGGCCTCGGCCGGGGCGAGCAGCACGGCTTCGCGCTCGGCGAGGTCTCCGCCCGCTCCTGGACCGCCCTCGGCTATCTCGTCGTCTTCGGCTCGCTGGTCGCGTTCACGGCGTACGCCTGGCTGCTGCACTCCGCGCCGCTGTCCCTGGTCGCGACCTACGCTTACGTCAACCCGGTCGTCGCCGTCCTCCTCGGCGCGCTGATCCTGAACGAACAGCTGAGCTGGCCGATCGCCGTCGGCGGCGTGGTGGTGGTGGCGGGGGTCTGCCTGATCGTGTCGACGGAACGTCGCCGCTGA
- a CDS encoding aldehyde dehydrogenase family protein, whose protein sequence is MTSTHAFWLAGRQATGEATFDVTSPWDGRLVGQVAVPTDAQIEEAVAAAHAVRDEFAATPAHVRAAALDHVSRRLVDRTEEIAQLISAENGKPVKWARGEVGRAVSVFRFAAEEARRFNGGEAQRLDTDAGGVGRLALTRRFPKGAVLGIAPFNFPLNLCAHKIAPAIAVGAPIILKPAPATPLSGLILGELLAETELPAGSWSVLPVPNDRMPALVQDERLPVISFTGSDKVGYAIMDSVPRKHCTLELGGNGAAVVLGDFGSEQDLDWAATRIATFSNYQGGQSCISVQRVIADATVYDRLLPKIVAAVGTQVTGDPSDSATDVGPLVSEDAAKRVESWVEEAVQAGAKLLAGGKRDGASYAPTVLADVPADTTLACEEVFGPVLTVKKVDGEAEAFAAVNDSKYGLQAGVFTHDVQTAFRAHRALEVGGVIIGDVPSYRADQMPYGGAKQSGVGREGVRYAMDDYTYERVLVLTGLAL, encoded by the coding sequence ATGACCTCCACCCACGCCTTCTGGCTCGCCGGCCGCCAGGCCACCGGCGAGGCCACCTTCGATGTCACCTCCCCCTGGGACGGACGCCTCGTCGGTCAGGTCGCCGTCCCGACCGATGCCCAGATCGAGGAAGCCGTCGCCGCCGCGCACGCCGTGCGCGACGAGTTCGCCGCGACCCCGGCACACGTACGCGCCGCAGCCCTCGACCATGTGTCGCGCCGGCTCGTCGACCGCACCGAGGAGATCGCCCAGCTGATTTCCGCCGAGAACGGCAAGCCCGTCAAGTGGGCCCGCGGCGAGGTCGGCCGCGCCGTCTCCGTCTTCCGCTTCGCCGCCGAAGAGGCCCGCCGCTTCAACGGCGGCGAGGCACAGCGCCTCGACACCGACGCCGGCGGCGTCGGCCGGCTCGCGCTGACCCGCCGCTTCCCCAAGGGCGCAGTCCTCGGCATCGCGCCGTTCAACTTCCCGCTGAACCTCTGCGCCCACAAGATCGCCCCGGCGATCGCGGTCGGTGCGCCGATCATCCTCAAGCCCGCACCGGCGACGCCGCTGTCCGGCCTGATCCTCGGTGAGCTGCTGGCCGAGACCGAGCTCCCCGCGGGCTCCTGGTCCGTGCTCCCGGTCCCGAACGACCGGATGCCCGCCCTCGTCCAGGACGAGCGCCTGCCGGTCATCTCCTTCACCGGATCCGACAAGGTCGGTTACGCGATCATGGACTCGGTGCCGCGCAAGCACTGCACCCTGGAGCTGGGCGGCAACGGCGCGGCCGTGGTCCTCGGCGACTTCGGATCCGAGCAGGATCTGGACTGGGCGGCGACCCGTATCGCCACCTTCTCCAACTACCAGGGCGGCCAGTCCTGCATCTCCGTGCAGCGCGTGATCGCCGATGCCACGGTGTACGACCGCCTGCTGCCGAAGATCGTCGCGGCCGTCGGGACCCAGGTCACCGGCGACCCGTCCGACTCCGCCACCGACGTCGGCCCGCTGGTCAGCGAGGACGCGGCCAAGCGCGTCGAATCGTGGGTCGAGGAGGCCGTACAGGCGGGCGCCAAGCTGCTCGCGGGCGGCAAGCGCGACGGTGCCTCGTACGCGCCCACCGTTCTCGCCGACGTCCCGGCGGACACCACCCTCGCCTGCGAGGAGGTCTTCGGACCGGTCCTCACGGTGAAGAAGGTCGACGGAGAGGCGGAGGCCTTCGCCGCCGTCAACGACTCCAAGTACGGTCTGCAGGCAGGCGTGTTCACGCACGATGTGCAGACCGCCTTCCGCGCCCACCGTGCCCTCGAGGTCGGCGGCGTGATCATCGGCGATGTGCCCTCGTACCGCGCGGACCAGATGCCGTACGGCGGTGCCAAGCAGTCCGGCGTCGGCCGCGAGGGCGTGCGGTACGCGATGGACGACTACACGTACGAGCGGGTCCTGGTCCTCACCGGTCTGGCCCTGTAG
- a CDS encoding acyl-CoA dehydrogenase family protein, which yields MSAPLDKTQAPKVSEREARQVAEAAREQDWRRPSFAKELFLGRFRLDLIHPHPLPAEEDAQRGEEFLAKLRDFCETQIDGARIEREARIPDEVINGLKELGALGMKIDTKYGGLGLTQVYYNKALALVGSANPAIGALLSAHQSIGVPQPLKLFGTQEQKDVFLPRLARTDISAFLLTEPDVGSDPARLATMAVPDGDSYVLDGVKLWTTNGVVADLLVVMARVPKSDGHKGGITAFVVEAASEGITVEHRNAFMGLRGLENGVTRFHQVRVPAANRIGPEGAGLKIALTTLNTGRLSLPAMCVGAGKWCLKIAREWSAAREQWGKPVARHEAVGAKISFIAATTFALEAVLDLSSQMADEDRNDIRIEAALAKLYGSEMAWLMADELVQIRGGRGYETAESLAARGERAVPAEQILRDLRINRIFEGSTEIMHLLIAREAVDAHLAVAGDIIDPDKPLSAKAKAGANAAGFYARWLPKLVTGRGQLPGTYGEFHPSGYPDLSGHLRYVERSARKLARSTFYAMSRWQGRMETKQGFLGRIVDIGAELFAMSAACVRAELLRTSEGYGREAYQLADAFCRQSRIRVEELFTRLWSNTDDLDRKVVEGVLSGTYTWLEQGIIDPSGDGPWIADATPGPAERDNVHRPIR from the coding sequence ATGTCCGCACCACTCGACAAGACCCAAGCTCCGAAGGTCAGTGAGCGCGAAGCACGACAGGTCGCCGAGGCCGCGCGCGAGCAGGACTGGCGCAGGCCCAGCTTCGCCAAGGAACTGTTCCTGGGCCGCTTCCGTCTCGACCTCATCCACCCGCATCCGCTGCCCGCCGAGGAGGACGCCCAGCGTGGCGAGGAATTCCTGGCGAAGCTGCGCGACTTCTGCGAGACGCAGATCGACGGCGCCCGTATCGAACGGGAGGCGCGGATCCCGGACGAGGTGATCAACGGGCTCAAGGAGCTCGGCGCGCTCGGCATGAAGATCGACACGAAGTACGGCGGCCTCGGCCTCACCCAGGTGTACTACAACAAGGCGCTGGCGCTGGTCGGCTCGGCGAACCCGGCGATCGGCGCGCTGCTCTCCGCGCATCAGTCGATCGGCGTACCGCAGCCGCTGAAACTTTTCGGCACGCAGGAGCAGAAGGACGTCTTCCTGCCGCGCCTCGCCCGTACCGACATCTCCGCCTTCCTGCTCACCGAGCCGGACGTCGGGTCCGACCCGGCCCGCCTGGCCACCATGGCCGTCCCGGACGGCGACTCGTACGTCCTCGACGGCGTCAAGCTCTGGACGACGAACGGAGTCGTCGCCGATCTCCTCGTGGTCATGGCCCGCGTCCCCAAGTCGGACGGCCACAAGGGCGGCATCACCGCGTTCGTCGTCGAGGCCGCGAGCGAGGGCATCACGGTCGAGCACCGCAACGCCTTCATGGGCCTGCGCGGCCTCGAGAACGGCGTCACCCGCTTCCACCAGGTGCGCGTCCCCGCCGCAAACCGCATCGGCCCCGAGGGCGCCGGCCTCAAGATCGCCCTCACCACCCTCAACACCGGTCGCCTCTCGCTGCCCGCGATGTGCGTCGGCGCCGGCAAGTGGTGTCTGAAAATCGCCCGCGAGTGGTCGGCGGCCCGCGAGCAGTGGGGCAAGCCGGTCGCCAGGCACGAGGCCGTCGGCGCCAAGATCTCCTTCATCGCGGCGACCACCTTCGCCCTGGAAGCGGTGCTCGATCTCTCCTCCCAGATGGCCGACGAGGACCGCAACGACATCCGTATCGAGGCTGCGCTGGCCAAGCTGTACGGCTCGGAGATGGCCTGGCTGATGGCCGACGAACTGGTCCAGATCCGCGGCGGACGAGGCTACGAGACCGCGGAATCGCTGGCGGCCCGCGGCGAACGGGCGGTCCCCGCCGAGCAGATCCTGCGTGACCTGCGTATCAACCGCATCTTCGAGGGTTCGACGGAGATCATGCATCTGCTGATCGCCCGTGAGGCCGTCGACGCCCATCTCGCCGTGGCCGGGGACATCATCGACCCCGACAAACCGCTGTCCGCAAAGGCGAAGGCGGGCGCGAATGCCGCCGGGTTCTACGCCCGCTGGCTCCCGAAGCTGGTCACGGGGCGGGGCCAACTCCCGGGCACGTACGGCGAGTTCCACCCGTCCGGCTATCCGGACCTCTCCGGGCACCTGCGCTACGTCGAACGCTCGGCCCGCAAGCTGGCCCGCTCCACCTTCTACGCCATGTCCCGCTGGCAGGGCCGGATGGAGACCAAGCAGGGCTTCCTCGGCAGGATCGTCGACATCGGCGCGGAGCTGTTCGCGATGAGCGCGGCGTGTGTACGCGCTGAGCTGTTGCGTACGTCCGAGGGGTACGGCCGCGAGGCGTACCAGCTGGCCGACGCCTTCTGCCGGCAGTCCCGCATCCGCGTCGAGGAACTCTTCACTCGTCTGTGGTCCAACACCGACGACCTCGACCGCAAGGTGGTGGAGGGCGTCCTGTCCGGTACGTACACGTGGCTGGAACAGGGCATCATCGACCCGAGCGGAGACGGCCCCTGGATCGCGGACGCGACCCCCGGCCCGGCCGAACGGGACAACGTCCACCGCCCGATCCGCTGA
- the dxr gene encoding 1-deoxy-D-xylulose-5-phosphate reductoisomerase, with protein sequence MSDSPSPLADPHLVFDATEGRRDIVVLGSTGSIGTQAIDLVLRNPDRFRVTALSAAGGRVALLAEQARQLGVDTVAVAREDTVPALREALAEQYGSAPLPEVLAGPGAATELAASACHTVLNGITGSIGLAPTLAALEAGRTLALANKESLIVGGPLVKALAKPGQIIPVDSEHAALFQALAAGTRADVRKLVVTASGGPFRGRTRAELAHVAPQDALAHPTWAMGPVITVNSATLVNKGLEVIEAHLLYDIPFDRIEVVVHPQSYVHSMVEFTDGSTIAQATPPDMRGPIALGIGWPERVPDAAPAFDWSRASSWEFFPLDTEAFPSVGLARQVGELGGTAPAVFNAANEECVDAFLAGRLPFNGIMDTVTGVVAEHGVPASGTSLTVADVLEAETWARARARELAVKATAEARA encoded by the coding sequence ATGAGCGACAGCCCATCCCCCCTCGCCGACCCGCACCTCGTCTTCGACGCGACCGAAGGCCGCCGGGACATCGTCGTCCTCGGCTCCACCGGGTCCATCGGCACGCAGGCCATCGACCTGGTACTGCGCAACCCCGACCGCTTCCGTGTCACCGCTCTCTCCGCCGCCGGCGGCCGCGTCGCACTCCTCGCCGAGCAGGCACGGCAGTTGGGCGTCGACACGGTCGCGGTGGCCCGCGAGGACACGGTGCCGGCGCTTCGCGAGGCACTCGCGGAGCAGTACGGATCCGCGCCCCTGCCCGAGGTCCTGGCAGGACCCGGTGCCGCCACCGAGCTCGCCGCCTCCGCCTGCCACACCGTGCTCAACGGCATCACCGGATCCATCGGACTCGCGCCCACCCTCGCCGCCCTCGAGGCCGGCCGGACGCTCGCCCTCGCCAACAAGGAGTCGCTCATCGTCGGCGGGCCGCTGGTCAAGGCCCTCGCCAAGCCCGGCCAGATCATTCCGGTCGACTCCGAGCACGCCGCCCTCTTCCAGGCGCTGGCCGCGGGGACGAGGGCCGACGTACGCAAGCTGGTGGTGACGGCCTCCGGCGGGCCGTTCCGTGGCCGTACGCGTGCCGAGCTGGCACATGTCGCTCCCCAGGACGCTCTCGCCCACCCCACGTGGGCCATGGGCCCGGTGATCACGGTGAACAGCGCCACACTCGTCAACAAGGGGCTGGAGGTCATCGAGGCGCATCTCCTCTACGACATCCCCTTCGACCGCATCGAGGTCGTCGTACATCCTCAGTCCTACGTTCACTCCATGGTGGAGTTCACGGACGGCTCGACCATCGCCCAGGCGACCCCGCCCGATATGCGAGGCCCGATCGCCCTCGGCATCGGCTGGCCCGAGCGGGTGCCCGACGCCGCCCCCGCCTTTGACTGGTCCAGGGCCTCGAGCTGGGAGTTCTTCCCGCTCGACACCGAGGCCTTCCCCTCGGTGGGACTCGCCCGGCAGGTGGGGGAGCTGGGCGGAACGGCCCCGGCGGTGTTCAATGCCGCGAATGAGGAGTGCGTGGACGCATTCCTCGCCGGGCGGCTGCCGTTCAACGGAATCATGGATACGGTCACCGGAGTCGTCGCCGAACACGGCGTTCCCGCCTCGGGAACCTCACTTACGGTGGCAGACGTCCTGGAAGCGGAGACCTGGGCCCGGGCGAGGGCCCGGGAACTGGCGGTTAAGGCGACAGCGGAGGCTCGCGCATGA